From Streptomyces sp. NBC_00370, a single genomic window includes:
- the sodX gene encoding nickel-type superoxide dismutase maturation protease, translating to MTESGRESGREPRVPLGIAEVTGPSMYPTLKHGDQLLVHYRAPVKAGDVVVLKHPLQQDLLIVKRLIERREGGWWVLGDNPGAEGDSRLFGTVPEELLLGRVRGRYRPRGEDQRSVRGAVSWLASSVRPVLADRSVSRRLRAR from the coding sequence ATGACGGAGTCGGGGCGGGAGTCGGGGCGGGAGCCGAGAGTGCCGTTGGGGATCGCCGAGGTGACGGGGCCGTCCATGTACCCGACGCTCAAGCACGGCGATCAGCTCTTGGTGCACTACCGGGCGCCCGTGAAGGCGGGCGACGTGGTCGTGCTCAAACACCCGTTGCAGCAGGATCTGCTCATCGTGAAGCGGCTGATCGAGCGACGCGAGGGCGGCTGGTGGGTGCTGGGGGACAACCCGGGGGCCGAGGGTGACAGCAGGCTGTTCGGGACGGTGCCCGAGGAGTTGCTGCTGGGGCGGGTACGCGGCCGGTACCGGCCGCGCGGCGAGGATCAGCGCTCGGTGCGCGGGGCGGTCTCCTGGCTGGCCTCTTCGGTGCGCCCGGTGCTCGCCGACCGTTCCGTCTCCAGGCGCTTGCGGGCCCGGTAG
- a CDS encoding CGNR zinc finger domain-containing protein has translation MELASYSDYAVRLVNTEEPARGTDTLTSVEDVRALFGASTQLARRATEADITRFRSVRARLRAVFTAADTGEPTQAVDLLNSLLLEFPVSPQISGHDFLDEEGRPDWHMHLAEHPSNATAGYAATAAMGLAFHLTEHGVDRLGLCEAAPCRNAYLDTSTNRSRRYCSDRCATRANVAAYRARKRLETERSASTGRTEEASQETAPRTER, from the coding sequence GTGGAACTGGCCTCTTACTCGGACTACGCGGTACGCCTGGTCAACACCGAGGAGCCGGCCCGTGGCACGGACACCCTGACCTCGGTCGAGGACGTCCGCGCCCTCTTCGGCGCGAGCACCCAGCTCGCCCGCCGCGCGACGGAGGCGGACATCACCCGCTTCCGGTCGGTCAGGGCACGGCTGCGCGCGGTCTTCACCGCCGCCGACACGGGTGAGCCCACCCAGGCCGTCGACCTGCTGAACTCGCTGCTGCTGGAATTCCCGGTCAGCCCGCAGATCTCCGGCCACGACTTCCTCGACGAGGAGGGCCGCCCCGACTGGCACATGCACCTCGCCGAGCACCCCTCGAACGCGACCGCCGGGTACGCGGCGACGGCCGCGATGGGGCTCGCCTTCCATCTGACCGAGCACGGTGTCGACCGGCTCGGCCTGTGCGAGGCAGCACCGTGCCGCAACGCCTACCTCGACACGTCGACCAACCGCTCGCGACGCTACTGTTCGGACCGCTGTGCGACCCGTGCCAACGTCGCCGCCTACCGGGCCCGCAAGCGCCTGGAGACGGAACGGTCGGCGAGCACCGGGCGCACCGAAGAGGCCAGCCAGGAGACCGCCCCGCGCACCGAGCGCTGA
- a CDS encoding class I SAM-dependent methyltransferase, with protein MTEATTGTDWRAWQRSWDRQQEWYMPDREERFRVMLDMVEALVGPRPRVLDLACGTGSISDRLLRRFPEATSTGVDLDPALLAIARGYFAGDERVSFVTADLKDPGWPALLPYGTYDAVLTATALHWFHAGPLTTLYGQLAGLVRDGGVLMNADHMIDTATPGINEAERAHRHAAMERARSAGALDWTQWWDVAAKDPVLAGPTAERFRIYGEHAEGDTPSADWHARTLREAGFAEARPVWSSPSDSLVLALK; from the coding sequence ATGACGGAGGCGACGACCGGAACCGACTGGCGGGCCTGGCAGCGGAGCTGGGACCGGCAGCAGGAGTGGTACATGCCCGACCGCGAGGAGCGGTTCCGGGTCATGCTGGACATGGTCGAGGCGCTGGTGGGCCCGCGGCCCCGGGTGCTCGACCTCGCGTGCGGCACGGGCAGCATCTCGGACCGGCTGCTGCGCAGGTTCCCCGAAGCGACCAGCACGGGCGTCGACCTCGACCCCGCCCTGCTCGCCATCGCCCGCGGGTATTTCGCCGGCGACGAGCGGGTCAGCTTCGTGACCGCCGACCTCAAGGACCCCGGCTGGCCGGCCCTGCTGCCGTACGGGACGTACGACGCCGTCCTCACCGCCACCGCCCTGCACTGGTTCCACGCCGGGCCGCTGACCACGCTGTACGGGCAGCTCGCCGGGCTCGTGAGGGACGGCGGAGTCCTGATGAACGCCGACCACATGATCGACACCGCCACCCCCGGGATCAACGAGGCCGAACGCGCCCACCGGCACGCCGCCATGGAACGGGCCAGGTCGGCCGGCGCGCTCGACTGGACGCAGTGGTGGGACGTCGCCGCCAAGGACCCCGTACTCGCCGGACCCACCGCCGAGCGGTTCCGGATCTACGGGGAGCACGCCGAAGGTGACACGCCGTCGGCCGACTGGCACGCGCGTACGCTGCGCGAGGCCGGCTTCGCCGAGGCGAGGCCCGTCTGGTCCTCGCCCTCCGACTCCCTCGTACTGGCCCTGAAGTAG
- a CDS encoding amino acid ABC transporter ATP-binding protein — MTAMVKAEGVHKSFGTAHILKGIDLEVAPREVFCVIGPSGSGKSTFLRCINHLEQINAGRLYVDGELVGYRQKGDKLYELKDSEVARKRRDIGMVFQRFNLFPHMTAVENVMEAPIQVRGESKAAARARAAKLLDRVGLSDKADNYPAQLSGGQQQRVAIARALAMEPKLMLFDEPTSALDPELVGDVLDVMRDLAADGMTMIVVTHEMGFAREVGDALVFMDDGMVVETGHPRDVLGNPQHTRTQSFLSKVL, encoded by the coding sequence ATGACTGCCATGGTGAAGGCGGAGGGCGTCCACAAGTCCTTCGGCACGGCCCACATTCTCAAGGGCATCGACCTGGAGGTCGCGCCGCGTGAGGTCTTCTGTGTGATCGGTCCCTCGGGGTCGGGCAAGTCGACGTTCCTGCGGTGCATCAACCACCTGGAGCAGATCAACGCCGGACGGCTGTACGTCGACGGGGAGTTGGTCGGCTACCGGCAGAAGGGCGACAAGCTCTACGAGCTGAAGGACAGCGAAGTCGCGAGGAAGCGCCGGGACATCGGCATGGTCTTCCAGCGCTTCAACCTGTTCCCGCACATGACGGCGGTGGAGAACGTCATGGAGGCACCGATCCAGGTGCGCGGCGAGTCGAAGGCGGCGGCCCGCGCGCGGGCGGCGAAGCTGCTCGACCGGGTCGGTCTCTCCGACAAGGCGGACAACTATCCCGCGCAGCTCTCCGGCGGTCAGCAGCAACGGGTGGCCATCGCGCGCGCGTTGGCGATGGAGCCGAAGCTGATGCTGTTCGACGAGCCGACGTCGGCGCTCGACCCGGAGCTGGTGGGTGATGTCCTGGACGTGATGCGCGACCTCGCGGCCGACGGCATGACGATGATCGTGGTCACCCACGAGATGGGGTTCGCGCGCGAGGTCGGGGACGCGCTGGTGTTCATGGACGACGGCATGGTCGTCGAGACGGGCCATCCGCGCGATGTGCTCGGCAATCCGCAGCACACCAGGACGCAGTCGTTCCTGTCGAAGGTGCTGTAG
- a CDS encoding amino acid ABC transporter permease, protein MSDKIEKIPADTAPGSGGAAAIPAGAVKAIPVRHWGRLLSGVIVVALLVALVYAFAQGNVQWHAVSDKLFDGSVMKGAGRTLLITVLSMVLGVVLGVILSVMRMSKNPVTSGVAWLYIWFFRGTPVYVQLLLWFNLALIFPILNIPFIYKNEMTDVMTPFMCALLGLGLNEAAYMAEICRAGIQSVDEGQTEASHALGMTQGKTMRRVVLPQALRVIIPPTGNEFINMLKTSSLVVAVTYPDLLRATSSIGSTSYAVMEMLFVASIWYIAMTSVFSVGQFYLERRYARGTSRSLAATPWQKVKANMASLRSPRSA, encoded by the coding sequence GTGAGTGACAAGATCGAGAAGATACCGGCCGACACCGCGCCCGGCTCCGGGGGCGCCGCGGCGATCCCCGCGGGGGCCGTCAAGGCCATTCCCGTACGGCACTGGGGGCGGCTGCTCAGCGGGGTGATCGTGGTCGCCCTGCTGGTGGCGCTGGTCTACGCGTTCGCGCAAGGCAACGTCCAGTGGCACGCGGTCTCCGACAAGCTCTTCGACGGCAGTGTCATGAAGGGCGCCGGCCGCACCCTGCTGATCACCGTGCTGTCCATGGTGCTCGGTGTGGTCCTCGGCGTGATCCTGTCCGTGATGCGGATGTCGAAGAACCCGGTGACCAGCGGCGTCGCGTGGCTGTACATCTGGTTCTTCCGCGGCACGCCGGTCTACGTCCAGCTGTTGCTGTGGTTCAACCTGGCGCTGATCTTCCCCATCCTGAACATCCCGTTCATCTACAAGAACGAGATGACGGACGTCATGACCCCCTTCATGTGCGCCCTGTTGGGGCTCGGTCTCAACGAGGCCGCGTACATGGCGGAGATCTGCCGGGCCGGCATCCAGTCGGTCGACGAGGGGCAGACGGAGGCGTCGCACGCGCTCGGGATGACCCAGGGCAAGACGATGCGCCGGGTGGTGCTGCCGCAGGCGCTGCGGGTCATCATCCCGCCGACGGGCAACGAGTTCATCAACATGCTGAAGACCTCGTCCCTGGTGGTCGCCGTCACCTATCCGGATCTGCTGCGCGCGACGTCGAGCATCGGCTCCACGTCGTACGCGGTGATGGAGATGCTCTTCGTCGCCTCGATCTGGTACATCGCGATGACCAGCGTCTTCAGCGTCGGTCAGTTCTATCTGGAGCGCCGGTACGCCCGCGGCACGAGCCGCAGTCTCGCTGCCACCCCGTGGCAGAAGGTCAAGGCGAACATGGCCTCCCTGCGCAGCCCGAGGAGTGCCTGA
- a CDS encoding ABC transporter substrate-binding protein has translation MTASSTRRTSAAKSRIVAVGAVAVAGALLLTACGDQTDSAGDKSSKGTDSTAKTAPLFSKLPKDIQDAGVIKVGTNAEYAPMESEAGGKIIGVDPDIAAALGKQLGVRFDFTSGSFDGLISALNSGRYQVAMSSITDNKQRQEGLDDKGKKLGEGVDFVDYFIAGTAVYVKKGNPEGIKSIEDLCGKTAAVQKGTTYEEALNTQSKACKDGGKKAINIEPFENDTEAQTRVKSGGAVAGVNDYPVALDLTRKADNGKAFEIVGEQYDAGPFGIAVSKKNTQLRDALKLAVDAIIKDGSYKAVLDKWGAQTGAIDAAAINGGK, from the coding sequence ATGACCGCAAGCAGCACTCGCCGTACGTCCGCAGCGAAGTCCCGGATCGTCGCGGTCGGCGCCGTAGCGGTCGCGGGCGCCTTGCTCCTGACCGCCTGTGGTGACCAGACCGACAGCGCGGGTGACAAGAGCTCCAAGGGCACCGACAGCACGGCGAAGACCGCGCCGCTCTTCAGCAAGCTGCCCAAGGACATCCAGGACGCCGGTGTCATCAAGGTCGGCACCAACGCCGAGTACGCGCCGATGGAGTCCGAGGCCGGCGGCAAGATCATCGGTGTCGACCCGGACATAGCCGCCGCGCTGGGCAAACAGCTCGGTGTGCGTTTCGACTTCACCTCCGGTTCGTTCGACGGTCTGATCAGCGCCCTGAACTCGGGCCGCTACCAGGTCGCGATGTCGTCGATCACCGACAACAAGCAGCGCCAGGAAGGCCTGGACGACAAGGGCAAGAAGCTCGGCGAGGGCGTCGACTTCGTCGACTACTTCATCGCCGGTACCGCCGTGTACGTGAAGAAGGGCAACCCCGAGGGCATCAAGTCCATCGAGGACCTGTGCGGCAAGACCGCCGCCGTGCAGAAGGGCACCACGTACGAGGAGGCCCTGAACACGCAGTCCAAGGCGTGTAAGGACGGCGGCAAGAAGGCCATCAACATCGAGCCCTTCGAGAACGACACCGAGGCGCAGACCCGGGTGAAGTCCGGTGGCGCGGTGGCCGGTGTCAACGACTACCCGGTCGCCCTCGACCTGACCCGTAAGGCCGACAACGGCAAGGCGTTCGAGATCGTCGGCGAGCAGTACGACGCCGGACCGTTCGGCATCGCGGTCAGCAAGAAGAACACCCAGCTCAGGGACGCGCTGAAGCTCGCTGTCGACGCGATCATCAAGGACGGTTCGTACAAGGCGGTCCTCGACAAGTGGGGCGCGCAGACCGGCGCGATCGACGCCGCGGCCATCAACGGCGGCAAGTGA